A single window of Arcobacter venerupis DNA harbors:
- the hisH gene encoding imidazole glycerol phosphate synthase subunit HisH gives MIGIIDYNMGNLASVYNACKLIDAKATIVKNPEDLKNFNRVILPGVGAYKDAMEHLIKTGMNEAVYEFAKSGKPMIGICLGMQLLFESSQEFGHTDGLGLIDGEVIKFDKSKMHEDFKIPHMGWNTIVNKEHPLFEGLHNPYLYFVHSFHAVTSEKNIIGTTTYGYEFTSAVNKDNIYGFQPHPEKSHDNGLRILKNFINL, from the coding sequence GTGATAGGAATTATTGATTACAACATGGGAAATTTAGCAAGTGTTTACAATGCTTGTAAATTAATAGATGCAAAAGCAACTATAGTTAAAAATCCTGAAGATTTAAAAAATTTTAATAGAGTTATACTTCCAGGTGTTGGAGCTTATAAAGATGCAATGGAGCATTTAATCAAAACAGGTATGAATGAAGCTGTTTATGAGTTTGCAAAAAGTGGAAAACCAATGATTGGTATTTGCCTTGGAATGCAACTTTTATTTGAAAGTTCTCAAGAGTTTGGACATACAGATGGTTTAGGTCTGATTGATGGCGAAGTTATAAAATTTGATAAGTCAAAAATGCATGAAGATTTCAAAATTCCTCACATGGGTTGGAATACAATTGTAAATAAAGAACATCCTTTATTTGAGGGTTTACATAATCCTTATTTATATTTTGTTCACTCTTTTCATGCAGTTACAAGTGAAAAAAATATCATAGGAACAACAACTTATGGTTATGAATTTACAAGTGCTGTAAACAAAGATAATATTTATGGTTTCCAACCACACCCTGAAAAATCTCATGATAATGGACTTAGAATTTTAAAGAACTTTATAAATTTATAA
- a CDS encoding ComF family protein, which translates to MQCLTCKNLSFEIICKDCQNNLLIPSFHKREIEDGFFNYSFYTLSELEDLISSKYYFHGDRVFNILAKLSFAKFAQNFIFPNQVIAIPIDDHTRHDFSHTAILTKHLKSQFITPKYNCLKASNIVKYAGKDLEFRQKNPRRFKLTNISNEMTILCDDIITTGATIREAKKALEKKNNQVIFSLTLADAKL; encoded by the coding sequence ATGCAATGTCTAACTTGTAAAAACTTATCATTTGAAATTATTTGTAAAGATTGTCAAAATAATCTTTTAATTCCATCTTTCCACAAAAGAGAGATTGAAGATGGATTTTTCAACTACTCTTTTTATACTCTTTCAGAACTTGAAGATTTAATCTCATCAAAATACTATTTTCATGGAGATAGAGTTTTTAATATCCTAGCAAAACTATCTTTTGCTAAATTTGCTCAAAATTTCATTTTTCCAAACCAAGTTATTGCAATTCCCATTGATGACCACACACGACATGATTTTTCACATACAGCAATACTAACAAAACATTTAAAATCACAATTTATAACTCCAAAATATAACTGTTTAAAAGCTTCAAATATAGTCAAATATGCGGGAAAAGATTTGGAATTTAGACAAAAAAATCCAAGACGATTTAAACTTACAAATATCTCTAATGAAATGACAATTTTATGTGATGATATAATTACAACAGGTGCTACAATTAGGGAAGCCAAAAAGGCTCTTGAGAAAAAAAATAATCAAGTGATATTTTCTTTAACCCTAGCTGATGCAAAACTTTAG
- a CDS encoding methyl-accepting chemotaxis protein produces the protein MFNFRTLKSKFLIYIISTLLLVFIVVTTILSNIISTQSTNNSEENFKNKAELITIAFNSLDNNLNEVMKGYINVVKSYLPNDYSIDENKTVKVGQIDAPSFYNGNVLLNNNFDPLEKYTQTTGVIATVFARMGDDFVRVTTTLKKEDGSRAFGTMLGQNSPALKSMLDGKTFYGKVKLFGKDYYVVYEPIIENAKVIGILFIGYDFSTVLNSLKNDIRAIKVNENGYAFMMDYKGNLLIHPSIEGKNIFNEKDREGNYTFQDMIKGEDRFISYTSSDGVDKLAYVKHLNFFNAILVVSDAQEDVYSFSRKSTIYISIAFVITLIIISILLLIVTSKIVEKPLENLSHGLLDFFKYLNKENSSVKLLEIKGEDEFAQMSEEINKNINRTTIFIKEDMELIEDVKKIVNSVKNGDLTKRVQVTTNNKSLEELKNIFNEMLEVTSKNVCQNVNQLKDVLLQFKNLNFTQRIKNDSGLVSVGLNELAEIINQMLVENKSIGLKLDDSSKQLLDNMNKLNNSTNEAAASLEETSAALEEITGNIRHNSENISKMSRLSQNVLSSANDGHKLANETTISMDEINEEVKAISEAIVSIDNIAFQTNILSLNAAVEAATAGEAGKGFAVVAQEVRNLANRSSDVAKEIKSIVENASHKANNGKEIAGKMIEGYVLLNSNISQTINLIADIEVASKEQLKGIEQINNVVNILDKQTQQNASIATQTNSIAVETDDISKTVLKNADEKDFIGKAQVTSSTYEM, from the coding sequence ATGTTTAATTTTAGAACATTAAAATCAAAATTCTTGATTTATATAATATCAACACTTTTATTAGTATTTATTGTTGTAACTACGATTTTATCAAATATTATCTCAACTCAATCAACTAATAATTCAGAAGAAAACTTTAAAAATAAAGCAGAACTTATTACAATTGCTTTTAATAGTTTAGATAATAATTTAAATGAAGTTATGAAAGGTTATATTAATGTAGTAAAAAGTTATTTACCAAATGATTATTCAATAGATGAAAATAAAACAGTAAAAGTAGGTCAAATAGATGCTCCGTCTTTCTATAATGGAAATGTATTATTAAATAATAATTTTGACCCTTTAGAAAAATATACACAAACAACTGGTGTAATTGCAACAGTTTTTGCAAGAATGGGAGATGATTTTGTAAGGGTAACAACAACTCTTAAAAAAGAGGATGGAAGTCGTGCCTTTGGAACAATGTTAGGTCAAAATTCACCTGCTTTAAAATCAATGTTAGATGGTAAAACTTTTTATGGAAAAGTAAAATTATTTGGAAAAGATTATTATGTAGTTTATGAGCCAATTATTGAAAATGCTAAAGTAATTGGTATCCTTTTTATTGGATATGACTTTAGTACAGTTTTAAATTCTCTAAAAAATGATATTAGAGCAATAAAAGTTAATGAAAATGGATACGCATTTATGATGGATTATAAAGGTAATTTATTAATTCATCCCTCAATAGAAGGTAAAAATATCTTTAATGAAAAAGATAGAGAAGGTAATTATACTTTTCAAGATATGATAAAAGGAGAAGATAGATTTATTTCCTACACAAGTTCAGATGGGGTTGATAAATTAGCATATGTAAAACATTTAAATTTTTTTAATGCTATTTTAGTAGTTAGTGATGCCCAAGAAGACGTTTATTCTTTTAGCAGAAAGTCAACTATTTATATTTCTATTGCATTTGTAATCACACTAATAATAATATCAATCTTATTACTTATAGTTACTTCAAAGATTGTAGAAAAACCTCTTGAAAATTTGAGTCATGGACTTTTGGATTTTTTCAAATATTTAAATAAAGAAAATAGCAGTGTAAAACTTTTAGAAATAAAAGGGGAAGATGAATTTGCACAAATGTCAGAAGAAATAAATAAAAATATAAATAGAACAACTATATTTATAAAAGAAGATATGGAATTAATAGAAGATGTTAAAAAAATTGTAAATAGTGTAAAAAATGGGGATTTGACAAAGAGAGTTCAAGTTACTACTAATAATAAAAGTTTAGAAGAATTGAAAAATATTTTTAATGAAATGTTAGAAGTTACAAGCAAAAATGTATGTCAAAATGTAAATCAGTTAAAAGATGTACTTTTACAATTTAAAAATCTTAATTTTACACAAAGAATAAAAAACGATTCAGGATTAGTTTCTGTTGGTTTAAATGAATTGGCAGAAATTATTAATCAAATGCTTGTTGAAAATAAATCAATAGGACTTAAATTAGATGATAGTTCAAAACAATTACTTGATAATATGAATAAATTAAATAATTCAACAAATGAAGCAGCTGCAAGTTTAGAAGAAACATCTGCTGCATTAGAAGAAATTACTGGAAATATAAGACATAATTCTGAGAATATATCAAAAATGTCAAGGCTATCTCAAAATGTATTAAGCTCTGCAAATGATGGTCATAAACTTGCAAATGAAACTACAATATCAATGGATGAAATTAATGAAGAAGTAAAAGCTATTAGTGAAGCGATAGTTTCAATTGATAATATTGCATTTCAGACAAATATACTTTCATTAAATGCAGCAGTAGAAGCAGCAACCGCAGGAGAAGCTGGAAAAGGATTCGCAGTTGTTGCACAAGAAGTACGAAATCTAGCAAATAGAAGTAGCGATGTTGCAAAAGAGATTAAATCTATAGTTGAAAATGCAAGTCATAAAGCTAATAATGGAAAAGAAATTGCTGGAAAAATGATTGAGGGATATGTTTTACTAAATAGCAATATTTCTCAAACAATTAATCTAATCGCAGATATTGAAGTTGCATCAAAAGAACAGTTAAAAGGAATTGAACAAATAAATAATGTTGTAAATATCTTAGATAAACAAACTCAACAAAATGCATCAATCGCCACACAAACAAATAGTATTGCAGTTGAGACTGATGATATTTCAAAAACAGTATTAAAAAATGCAGATGAGAAAGATTTTATAGGAAAAGCGCAGGTTACCTCAAGTACTTATGAGATGTAG
- a CDS encoding MATE family efflux transporter → MLNSKPFILFLKYVIPSMLGFMAISSASIIDGYFIGNYVGSVSLAAINVSLPMFNILFGFALMFAVGSSVITSKLLGESNKEEASNVFSKAFYVIVLISVSLNLLLYLNLEYILDLLNVKDELRVETLKYLPIILKFMPFLMIGITIDYFVKVDESPNLSLLALALSSVVNIVLDYTFIVKFDWGISGAAYATGISQMCILLVLLPHFFLKKGSLKLIKPKGDLQCIFNALKNGSSEFINQSSVGITILIFNYILLKTFGPLGIASFTIIGYFIAISTMASFAVSNSLQAIISKNYGAQYFDRMKSFLKLGLVSILGIEILLTLFVLITPESLINIFIKDSDIKTKEITIEFISFAWPTFIFSGLNMLSSSYLTAIQKPLYSGLVAIMRSFIFPITFIFLLPFIFGNVGIFIAVSCAEIVTFIFALRFFMQTRPSVLAKFI, encoded by the coding sequence ATGCTTAATTCAAAACCTTTTATTCTATTTCTAAAATATGTAATTCCTTCTATGTTGGGATTTATGGCTATTTCTTCTGCAAGTATTATTGACGGTTATTTTATAGGGAACTATGTGGGCTCTGTGAGTTTAGCCGCAATTAATGTCTCTTTGCCTATGTTTAATATTTTATTTGGTTTTGCTTTGATGTTTGCTGTTGGTAGTTCAGTTATAACAAGTAAATTATTGGGAGAGAGCAATAAAGAAGAGGCTTCAAATGTTTTTTCAAAAGCTTTTTATGTGATAGTTTTAATTTCTGTTTCTTTGAATTTGTTACTTTATTTAAATTTGGAATATATCTTAGATTTGTTAAATGTAAAAGATGAATTACGAGTTGAAACCTTAAAATATCTTCCAATTATTTTAAAATTTATGCCATTTTTAATGATTGGAATTACCATTGATTATTTTGTAAAAGTAGATGAAAGCCCTAATTTATCACTTTTAGCCTTGGCTTTAAGTTCAGTAGTAAATATAGTTTTAGATTATACTTTTATAGTAAAATTTGATTGGGGAATCAGTGGTGCTGCTTATGCTACTGGTATTTCACAAATGTGTATTCTTTTAGTTTTACTTCCACACTTTTTTCTAAAAAAAGGTTCACTTAAACTAATAAAACCAAAAGGTGATTTGCAATGCATTTTTAATGCCTTAAAAAATGGTTCTTCTGAGTTTATAAATCAATCATCTGTAGGTATTACTATCTTAATCTTCAATTATATTTTATTGAAAACATTTGGTCCTTTAGGTATTGCTTCTTTTACTATTATTGGTTATTTTATAGCAATTAGTACAATGGCTAGTTTTGCTGTTTCTAATTCTTTGCAAGCAATTATTAGTAAAAATTATGGCGCACAATATTTTGATAGAATGAAAAGTTTTTTAAAACTGGGGCTGGTAAGTATTTTAGGTATAGAAATACTCTTAACCTTGTTTGTACTGATCACACCAGAGTCTTTAATAAACATATTTATCAAAGATTCTGATATAAAAACAAAAGAGATAACCATAGAGTTCATCTCTTTTGCTTGGCCTACGTTTATTTTTTCAGGCTTAAATATGCTCTCAAGTTCATACCTAACAGCTATACAAAAACCATTGTACTCTGGACTTGTTGCTATTATGAGAAGTTTTATTTTCCCAATAACATTTATTTTTCTCTTACCTTTTATTTTTGGAAATGTAGGAATATTTATAGCCGTGTCTTGTGCTGAGATAGTTACTTTTATTTTCGCATTGAGATTTTTTATGCAGACTAGACCTAGTGTTTTAGCTAAATTTATTTAA
- the lepA gene encoding translation elongation factor 4, translating into MQKNIRNFSIIAHIDHGKSTLADRIIQECGAVADRDLTAQMMDTMDIEQERGITIKAQSVRLNYVKDGQAYILNLIDTPGHVDFSYEVSRSLASSDGALLIIDATQGVEAQTIANVYIAMDNDLEILPVVNKIDLPSADPDRVLEEVEEAIGIDCTESNLISAKTGQGVKALIDAIVDRVPSPVGDTDAPTKALIYDSWFDNYLGALALVRVYDGSIKKGQMIRMMNTKEEHQVLNLMYPHPRKPTKTNVIETGEIGIVILGLKTTNSIAVGDTITDAKNPTAEVIDGFEPAKPFVFAGIYPIETDKFEDLRDALNKLQLNDSSISFEPESSAALGSGFRTGFLGMLHMEVIKERLEREFDLDLIATAPTVIYEILKTDGTRITIQNPSELPAPNYIDTIFEPYVKATILVPDEFLGNVIKLLNDKRASQNKMDYIGKRVLLDYDIPMNEIVMDFYDKLKSTTKGYASFDYEPIGFRPGVLQKLDIKVAGEIVDALSIIVPENKALSKGREFIKALKELIPRQLFEVAIQASIGNNVIARETVKSTGKNVTAKCYGGDITRKRKLLEKQKAGKKRMKAIGKVNVPQEAFMAVLKI; encoded by the coding sequence TTGCAAAAAAATATTAGAAACTTTAGTATTATTGCTCATATTGACCATGGAAAATCTACACTTGCAGATAGAATCATTCAAGAGTGTGGAGCTGTAGCAGATAGAGATTTAACTGCTCAAATGATGGATACAATGGATATTGAACAAGAAAGAGGGATTACAATTAAGGCTCAAAGTGTAAGACTTAATTATGTAAAAGATGGTCAAGCTTATATTTTAAATCTAATTGACACTCCAGGACATGTTGACTTCTCTTATGAAGTAAGCCGTTCATTGGCATCTTCTGATGGTGCACTTTTAATTATCGATGCAACTCAAGGTGTTGAAGCACAAACTATTGCAAATGTTTATATCGCAATGGATAATGATTTAGAAATTCTTCCCGTTGTAAATAAAATCGACTTACCAAGTGCTGATCCAGATAGAGTTTTAGAGGAAGTTGAAGAAGCTATTGGAATTGATTGTACAGAAAGTAACTTGATTAGTGCAAAAACAGGTCAAGGTGTAAAAGCATTAATTGATGCCATCGTTGATAGAGTTCCTTCACCTGTTGGGGATACAGACGCTCCAACAAAAGCTTTAATTTATGATTCTTGGTTTGACAACTATTTAGGAGCTTTAGCCCTTGTTAGAGTTTATGATGGAAGTATCAAAAAAGGTCAAATGATTAGAATGATGAATACAAAAGAAGAACATCAAGTTCTTAATTTAATGTATCCACATCCTAGAAAACCAACAAAAACAAATGTTATTGAAACTGGTGAAATTGGGATTGTTATTTTAGGTCTTAAAACAACAAATAGTATTGCAGTAGGTGATACTATTACAGATGCAAAAAATCCAACAGCTGAAGTAATCGATGGATTTGAACCTGCAAAACCATTCGTATTTGCAGGAATTTATCCAATTGAAACGGATAAATTTGAAGATTTAAGAGATGCTTTAAATAAACTACAATTAAACGATAGTTCAATCTCATTTGAACCTGAAAGTTCAGCTGCTCTTGGAAGTGGATTTAGAACAGGATTTTTAGGAATGCTTCACATGGAAGTAATCAAAGAGAGATTAGAACGTGAGTTTGACTTAGATTTAATTGCAACTGCTCCAACAGTTATTTATGAAATTCTAAAAACAGATGGTACAAGAATCACTATTCAAAATCCAAGTGAATTGCCCGCTCCAAACTATATAGACACTATTTTTGAACCTTATGTAAAAGCTACAATTTTAGTACCTGATGAGTTCTTAGGAAATGTAATTAAACTTTTAAATGACAAAAGAGCTTCTCAAAATAAAATGGATTACATCGGTAAAAGAGTTTTACTTGATTATGATATTCCAATGAATGAAATCGTAATGGACTTTTACGATAAATTAAAATCAACAACAAAAGGTTACGCATCTTTTGATTATGAACCAATTGGATTTAGACCAGGTGTTTTACAAAAACTAGATATTAAAGTTGCAGGTGAAATCGTAGATGCACTTTCAATCATAGTACCTGAGAATAAAGCACTTTCAAAAGGTAGAGAATTTATCAAAGCATTAAAAGAGTTAATACCAAGACAACTTTTTGAAGTAGCAATTCAAGCAAGTATTGGAAACAATGTAATTGCTAGAGAGACTGTAAAATCAACAGGTAAAAACGTAACTGCAAAATGTTACGGTGGAGATATTACAAGAAAAAGAAAACTACTAGAAAAACAAAAAGCAGGTAAAAAAAGAATGAAAGCCATAGGAAAGGTGAATGTACCACAAGAAGCATTCATGGCTGTGTTGAAGATTTAA
- a CDS encoding OmpA family protein: MRRILIISILSISMSFATSNPSKEYSYEVTPFVSGILTDSKAGLNDDNYFNGGISVGKNIDDSFINQIEVNYLRSNRVKYKDSAGNTHLNRIFLNAIKIFPLNERLSAYTLAGLGYQNVTNEAFDNEDSTVLNYGAGLKYDIPYYGISIKGDVRHLLAVKNTQNDLMYTIGLAMPLGKKYSDDIKPIVPIVVEEKKELKETHQKIEEPVVVIQDDDNDGVSNKLDKCPNTSKGVKVNAVGCVDTINLNINFDNNSTEIKNIYNDKLLSFANILQKNKNLTAVIEAHTDAKGSDSYNQTLSDRRAISVVNALKTFNIDSSRLRAVGYGETQPIDTNDTPEGKAKNRRVTALINQ; encoded by the coding sequence ATGAGAAGAATTCTAATAATCTCAATTTTATCTATTTCTATGTCTTTTGCTACTAGTAATCCAAGTAAAGAATATAGTTATGAAGTTACTCCTTTTGTATCAGGAATTTTGACTGATAGTAAAGCTGGATTAAATGATGACAACTATTTTAATGGTGGTATCTCTGTTGGTAAAAATATAGATGATTCATTTATTAATCAAATAGAAGTAAATTATTTAAGAAGTAATAGAGTTAAATATAAAGATTCTGCTGGAAATACACATTTAAATAGAATATTTTTAAATGCTATAAAAATATTCCCTCTAAATGAAAGACTTTCAGCTTATACCCTTGCAGGGTTAGGATATCAAAATGTTACAAATGAAGCTTTTGATAATGAAGATTCAACTGTATTAAATTATGGTGCAGGTTTAAAATATGATATACCATATTATGGAATTTCAATAAAAGGTGATGTTAGACATTTACTTGCTGTAAAAAATACGCAAAATGACCTTATGTACACAATAGGGTTAGCCATGCCTTTAGGTAAAAAATATAGTGATGATATTAAGCCCATTGTTCCTATTGTTGTAGAAGAAAAAAAAGAGCTTAAAGAAACTCATCAAAAAATTGAAGAACCTGTTGTAGTAATACAAGATGATGATAATGATGGAGTATCTAATAAATTAGATAAATGTCCTAATACATCAAAAGGGGTAAAAGTCAATGCAGTTGGGTGTGTTGATACAATTAATTTAAATATAAATTTTGACAATAATTCAACTGAAATTAAAAATATATATAATGATAAACTTCTATCATTTGCAAATATTTTACAAAAAAATAAGAATTTAACAGCTGTAATTGAAGCACATACAGATGCAAAAGGAAGTGATTCTTATAATCAAACTTTATCAGATAGAAGAGCTATTTCTGTTGTTAATGCATTAAAAACATTTAATATTGACTCAAGTAGACTAAGAGCTGTTGGATATGGTGAGACTCAACCAATTGATACAAATGATACACCTGAGGGAAAAGCTAAAAATAGAAGAGTTACGGCTTTAATTAATCAATAA
- a CDS encoding OmpA family protein, with product MKKILLSTVACATMMLAANSNYKYEITPTFGGAYTEGNLGLDRNYANGGLSLGFNQFDSYIDQVELGFLRTLDDVDYKGGNSDTGITRVFTNVIKEYGITSDFSLYTLIGAGVEIFDDEANGNEDGVFGNYGAGVKYKLADEVSLKFDVRHLIEADHGDNTLLYNVGLSIPFGEVAKPAPVVEKPAPVAVAAPVETPKDSDGDGVIDSLDECPNTMSKSKVDSVGCMTLVNLNINFDTDKSVIKDSYNTRIVEFANMMKANPKLKATIEAHTDSVGSNAYNQKLSERRAASTVEALKSLKVDPSKITSVGYGETRPVASNDTAEGRAENRRVEAVMSK from the coding sequence ATGAAAAAAATTTTATTATCAACTGTTGCTTGTGCAACAATGATGTTAGCTGCAAACTCTAATTATAAATATGAAATCACACCAACATTTGGTGGAGCGTATACTGAGGGGAACTTAGGGTTAGATAGAAACTATGCAAATGGTGGATTAAGTTTAGGATTCAATCAATTTGATTCTTACATAGACCAAGTTGAACTTGGATTTTTAAGAACTCTTGACGATGTAGATTACAAAGGTGGAAATTCTGACACTGGAATTACAAGAGTATTCACAAATGTAATTAAAGAATATGGTATTACTTCTGATTTTTCATTATACACATTAATTGGTGCCGGTGTTGAAATTTTTGATGATGAAGCTAATGGAAATGAAGATGGAGTTTTTGGTAACTATGGTGCAGGTGTAAAATATAAACTTGCAGATGAAGTTTCATTAAAATTTGATGTTAGACATTTAATTGAAGCTGATCATGGTGATAACACTTTATTATATAATGTTGGTCTTTCTATTCCTTTTGGAGAAGTTGCAAAACCAGCTCCTGTTGTTGAAAAACCAGCTCCTGTTGCTGTTGCAGCTCCTGTAGAAACTCCAAAAGATTCTGATGGTGACGGTGTTATTGATTCATTAGACGAATGTCCAAATACAATGTCAAAATCAAAAGTTGACTCTGTTGGATGTATGACTTTAGTAAACTTAAATATTAATTTTGATACTGACAAATCAGTAATTAAAGATTCTTACAATACTAGAATTGTTGAATTTGCTAATATGATGAAAGCTAATCCAAAATTAAAAGCAACAATTGAAGCGCATACAGATTCTGTTGGTTCAAATGCTTATAATCAAAAATTATCAGAAAGAAGAGCTGCATCTACTGTTGAAGCTTTAAAATCACTTAAAGTTGATCCATCTAAAATTACTTCTGTAGGATATGGTGAAACTAGACCTGTTGCATCAAATGATACTGCTGAAGGAAGAGCTGAAAATAGAAGAGTTGAAGCTGTAATGAGCAAATAA
- a CDS encoding ribose-phosphate pyrophosphokinase: MSTFKLFSGSANPEFATKVSEYLGMNVSNATLNKFSDGEMSVQITESVRGQDVFIIQPTCAPTNDNLMELLIMVDALKRSSAKSISAVIPYYGYARQDRKAAPRVPITAKLVADILEKAGISRVVTIDLHAAQIQGFFNIPADNLFGSILFVNYIKSKNLKNPIIASPDIGGVARARSYADKLGYDLVIVDKKREKANVAEVMNIIGEVKGKDVILVDDMVDTAGTLVKAAEVLKKRGATSVMACCTHGVLSGPAYERIEKGELDELVISDTIPTRKNAKKITVLTASTMIGEAIRRIHNNESVNSIFTA; this comes from the coding sequence ATGTCAACATTTAAACTTTTTAGTGGTTCAGCTAATCCTGAATTTGCAACAAAAGTATCAGAGTATTTGGGGATGAATGTATCAAATGCAACACTAAATAAATTCAGCGATGGTGAAATGTCTGTTCAAATCACTGAAAGTGTAAGGGGACAAGATGTTTTCATTATTCAACCAACTTGTGCTCCAACAAATGATAATTTAATGGAATTATTAATCATGGTAGATGCTCTTAAAAGATCAAGTGCAAAATCTATTTCTGCTGTTATTCCATATTATGGTTATGCAAGACAAGACAGAAAAGCAGCTCCTAGAGTTCCAATAACTGCAAAATTAGTTGCAGATATTTTAGAAAAAGCTGGTATTTCAAGAGTTGTAACAATAGATTTACATGCTGCTCAAATTCAAGGTTTTTTCAATATCCCTGCTGATAACTTATTTGGTTCAATTTTATTTGTTAATTATATTAAATCGAAAAATTTAAAAAATCCAATTATTGCAAGCCCTGATATTGGTGGAGTTGCACGTGCAAGATCATATGCGGATAAATTAGGTTATGATTTAGTAATTGTTGATAAAAAAAGAGAAAAAGCTAATGTTGCTGAAGTTATGAATATTATTGGTGAAGTAAAGGGTAAAGATGTTATTCTAGTGGATGACATGGTTGATACAGCAGGAACTTTAGTAAAAGCAGCTGAAGTTCTAAAGAAAAGAGGTGCAACTTCTGTTATGGCATGTTGTACACATGGAGTTCTAAGTGGTCCAGCGTATGAAAGAATTGAAAAAGGTGAATTAGATGAGTTAGTTATCTCAGACACAATTCCTACACGAAAAAATGCTAAAAAGATAACTGTATTAACAGCTTCTACTATGATTGGTGAAGCTATCAGAAGAATTCACAATAATGAATCTGTTAATTCAATTTTTACAGCTTGA
- a CDS encoding Opr family porin translates to MRNLLSGNKISFVVCGLVLSSSMAFAADSIDSAFKEGKVSGSLGLYGEKHDFKDGAKDSGFGNGQATVAFETGSFYGFSAKAEFKGNLYLGEVENDNYDDAYANHSLMTEAYVKYAVDGFFLSAGRQAIDLEWLGDYNESVVAGITAIPDTVVVLGYTDRQAESGIDTSADFTEITEKGAYVLDVKYTGLEGIEFNPYAYSAPDVADFYGLKTTFTSDYFGVIAHYAVSSEDTQDDGSIGHVELNTTLAGISGAVGYIKTDKDVGAGSMPAYGDNISPFDTGNRTYDPDARTVYGSLGYTVLDVELGALYGVTTYDTDDKKEKELNLTATYPITESLTAAVLYGDVNEDSADTEYNDDNYVLASVEYTF, encoded by the coding sequence ATGAGAAACCTTTTATCAGGTAACAAAATTAGTTTTGTAGTGTGCGGATTAGTATTAAGTTCATCTATGGCATTTGCTGCTGATTCTATTGATTCAGCATTTAAAGAAGGTAAAGTTTCTGGTAGTTTAGGTCTTTATGGTGAAAAACATGATTTTAAAGATGGTGCTAAAGATTCAGGTTTTGGAAATGGACAAGCAACAGTTGCATTTGAAACAGGTTCATTTTATGGTTTTTCTGCCAAAGCAGAGTTTAAAGGTAACCTTTATCTAGGTGAAGTTGAAAATGATAATTATGATGATGCTTATGCAAATCATTCTTTAATGACAGAAGCTTATGTTAAATATGCTGTAGATGGATTCTTCTTAAGTGCTGGTAGACAAGCTATTGATTTAGAATGGTTAGGTGATTATAACGAATCTGTAGTTGCTGGGATTACTGCTATTCCAGATACTGTAGTTGTATTAGGATATACAGATAGACAAGCTGAATCAGGAATTGATACAAGTGCAGACTTTACAGAAATTACTGAAAAAGGGGCTTATGTTTTAGATGTTAAATATACAGGTTTAGAAGGTATTGAATTTAACCCTTATGCATATTCAGCTCCAGATGTTGCAGATTTTTATGGTTTAAAAACAACTTTTACAAGTGATTATTTTGGTGTGATTGCACATTATGCAGTATCAAGTGAAGATACTCAAGATGATGGATCAATTGGACATGTTGAATTAAATACTACATTAGCTGGAATTTCTGGTGCTGTTGGTTATATTAAAACTGATAAAGATGTTGGAGCTGGAAGTATGCCTGCTTATGGTGATAATATATCTCCATTTGATACAGGAAATAGAACTTATGATCCAGATGCAAGAACAGTATATGGTTCTTTAGGATATACAGTTCTTGATGTTGAGTTAGGTGCATTATATGGTGTAACAACTTATGACACTGATGATAAAAAAGAAAAAGAGCTAAACTTAACTGCAACTTACCCAATTACTGAGTCTTTAACAGCTGCTGTTTTATATGGTGATGTTAATGAAGATTCTGCTGATACAGAATACAATGATGATAACTATGTATTAGCAAGTGTAGAATATACATTCTAA